A genomic region of Gemmata massiliana contains the following coding sequences:
- a CDS encoding CHAT domain-containing protein: MFPTAVLLLVAAPPAATSPAGAFRQAERLYATERFGEAEPLYRVALETDDRFLKRETYNRLMNLYVRTGRPDKGLATGTAFRAWLQQVGDTSEAATIALLTAQCQLELGYVDAAEKGLASTLLGKLTPERRLDALRLRSEIAIQKKDNSEKSHWGELEKAAANTLTEAENTNDTALRVVARRAMAEARYRLGDTDGALSALAPVPELNDKLEDPFGRRDTQRQRAKLFAAKGQFANAAKLFQEALDLHRKNQPKRRLLAGDVLAEWSTAALAAGKPEDATQLRDAAVTEYRAALDAPPDATDADGALAAFVRLQALTRSAKQFTQALDVARNAGERWAGDPLLDARLKADRGGLELLLSSYQAARKLLAPALADLETAELPNLRTLPKVLVNLATAELGCDAPERAEPLLSRCAELYRKYKLPSDAVRVECDYLAGVAAGRRGAFADAISHFRSGLALCDAVGSSAEPVRFNLWLNIALIHKEQGDADAAGESLKSASAVLARGEHDDLSAALIDAVRADLFLSQGQIGPALKLVPNLEAACAKHGRSAGYLGSTARHVRALDQLSQKKIAEAEAIWTELADAQRKDGHVLLARSLNFLGICAELRGSPADAVKRFEEARAFQSERPRCPPVTRVITLWRLAVLTDKAGKRNEAKKLLTEVFDVADRARLNTFGEAAQRAQFFAQFAPAFEMLAAWCARDNDGEGVLRVVTRSRSRTLLDQMLAAGVAPRERLAGDNREALLGREANARRTVSRLRTQAMQITGDQADEPASKKLLAELETAQKDYADAWREIANADPLTRVLTDPAFAETSLAQVRKETHKSGGVLLTYMVGRDASFAVLCTDPTAAPQVFRLFAPRAVASDIGDAPSGELVARAGFRGIALKSNTKQPDRPATPPKVESVPLTDTVATRLVNHYLQQIADPSFNPTRGIALVSRTPNTGTRAAASETLGDAVLPHELREKIRASRAKRLVLVPDGALHKLPFEALTLSAEPEPRYALDELPAVCYAPSLAALAVVLNRPRVTEGEPALLTVGDPAYPESAATAGPLSRGGALPRLPYTATESKKVRQYFAPDRVTALEQADATEVNVVAALPGKRFIHLAAHGFADEAFGNAFAAVALTPPARGHEESSNDGFLTLHEISRLKLTGCELTVLSACVTNVGPQRPLEAGVTLAGAFLGAGSRGVMASCWSVDDRATAEMMAAFFSAVRPEKGQGAAYPEALKNARLAVRGKPGWEAPFFWAPFVYVGPPD, encoded by the coding sequence ATGTTCCCCACCGCGGTCCTTCTCCTGGTCGCAGCGCCGCCCGCTGCGACCTCCCCCGCCGGCGCCTTCCGCCAGGCCGAGCGCCTCTACGCGACCGAGCGCTTCGGCGAAGCGGAACCGCTCTACCGGGTCGCGCTCGAAACCGACGACCGGTTCCTCAAGCGCGAGACCTACAACCGGCTGATGAATCTCTATGTTCGTACCGGCCGCCCGGATAAGGGGTTGGCGACCGGCACGGCGTTCCGCGCGTGGTTGCAGCAGGTCGGTGACACGAGCGAAGCAGCCACGATCGCACTTCTGACCGCACAGTGTCAGCTCGAACTCGGGTACGTTGACGCGGCCGAAAAGGGGCTCGCCTCCACGCTATTGGGGAAACTGACACCCGAGCGCCGACTGGATGCACTCCGGCTCCGCTCCGAGATCGCGATTCAGAAAAAGGATAACAGCGAGAAATCGCACTGGGGCGAACTCGAAAAGGCGGCGGCAAATACACTGACCGAGGCCGAAAACACCAACGACACCGCGCTCCGCGTGGTCGCCCGGCGCGCGATGGCGGAGGCCCGCTATCGACTCGGCGACACGGACGGCGCGCTCAGCGCGCTCGCGCCAGTCCCCGAACTCAACGACAAGCTTGAAGACCCGTTCGGCCGGCGCGACACTCAGCGCCAGCGCGCGAAGCTCTTCGCCGCGAAGGGTCAGTTCGCGAACGCGGCCAAGCTCTTCCAAGAAGCACTCGACCTGCACCGGAAGAACCAGCCCAAGCGCCGACTGCTGGCGGGCGACGTGCTCGCGGAGTGGTCCACTGCGGCACTTGCGGCCGGTAAGCCCGAGGACGCGACACAGCTCCGCGACGCGGCCGTCACCGAATACCGGGCCGCGCTCGACGCGCCTCCGGACGCCACGGACGCGGACGGCGCGCTGGCCGCGTTCGTGCGCCTCCAGGCCCTCACCCGCAGCGCGAAGCAGTTCACACAGGCACTCGACGTAGCCCGAAATGCGGGCGAACGCTGGGCCGGCGACCCGCTCCTCGACGCGCGATTGAAGGCCGACCGCGGCGGGCTAGAGTTGCTGCTCTCCTCGTACCAGGCCGCGCGAAAACTGTTGGCCCCGGCCCTCGCTGACCTCGAAACCGCGGAACTGCCGAACCTGCGCACGCTGCCGAAGGTGCTCGTGAATCTCGCGACTGCAGAACTCGGGTGCGACGCGCCGGAGCGGGCCGAGCCATTGCTTTCGCGGTGCGCCGAACTGTACCGCAAGTACAAGCTGCCGTCGGACGCCGTGCGCGTCGAGTGCGACTACCTCGCCGGCGTCGCCGCGGGCCGCCGCGGGGCGTTCGCCGATGCGATCAGCCACTTCCGTTCCGGCCTCGCACTCTGCGACGCGGTCGGCTCCAGCGCCGAACCGGTGCGGTTCAACCTGTGGCTCAACATCGCGCTCATTCACAAGGAACAGGGCGACGCGGATGCGGCGGGAGAGTCGCTCAAGAGCGCGTCCGCCGTGCTCGCACGCGGGGAACACGACGACCTGAGCGCCGCGCTCATTGACGCGGTTCGCGCGGACCTGTTCCTGTCGCAAGGGCAGATCGGCCCGGCGCTCAAACTGGTCCCGAACCTCGAAGCCGCGTGCGCCAAGCACGGCCGGAGCGCGGGGTACCTCGGCTCCACCGCGCGGCACGTTCGCGCGCTCGACCAGCTCTCGCAGAAAAAAATCGCGGAAGCCGAAGCGATCTGGACCGAACTCGCCGACGCGCAGCGAAAAGACGGCCACGTCCTACTGGCCCGTTCGCTGAACTTCCTGGGGATTTGCGCGGAACTGCGCGGTTCCCCCGCGGATGCCGTCAAGCGCTTCGAGGAGGCTCGGGCGTTCCAGAGCGAGCGCCCGCGGTGCCCGCCGGTCACGCGCGTGATCACGCTCTGGCGCCTCGCGGTCCTCACGGACAAGGCCGGCAAGCGCAACGAGGCGAAGAAGCTGCTCACCGAAGTCTTCGACGTGGCCGACCGCGCGCGGCTCAACACCTTCGGCGAAGCGGCCCAGCGCGCCCAGTTCTTCGCGCAATTCGCACCCGCGTTCGAGATGCTCGCGGCGTGGTGCGCCCGCGACAACGACGGCGAGGGCGTGCTGCGTGTGGTGACCCGGAGCCGGAGCCGAACGCTACTCGACCAAATGCTCGCCGCCGGCGTGGCCCCGCGTGAGCGCCTCGCCGGGGACAATCGGGAGGCACTCCTGGGGCGTGAAGCGAACGCCCGCCGAACGGTGTCGCGCTTGCGCACCCAGGCGATGCAAATCACCGGCGATCAAGCCGACGAGCCGGCCTCAAAAAAGCTCCTCGCCGAACTCGAAACGGCCCAAAAAGATTACGCCGATGCGTGGCGCGAGATCGCCAACGCGGACCCGCTCACGCGCGTGCTGACCGACCCGGCGTTCGCCGAAACATCCCTCGCGCAAGTGCGGAAAGAAACACACAAGTCCGGCGGCGTGCTGCTCACGTACATGGTCGGGCGCGACGCGAGTTTCGCGGTGCTCTGCACCGACCCGACCGCCGCCCCGCAGGTGTTCCGCCTGTTCGCGCCGCGCGCGGTGGCGAGCGACATCGGTGACGCCCCGTCGGGCGAACTGGTCGCCCGCGCCGGGTTCCGCGGGATCGCGCTCAAATCGAATACGAAGCAGCCGGACCGCCCAGCGACACCGCCCAAGGTCGAATCCGTACCGCTCACGGACACGGTCGCAACGCGGCTCGTCAACCACTACCTCCAACAGATCGCGGACCCGTCGTTCAACCCCACGCGGGGTATCGCGCTCGTTTCACGCACGCCGAACACAGGCACTCGTGCGGCGGCGTCAGAAACGCTCGGCGACGCGGTGCTGCCGCACGAATTGCGCGAGAAGATCCGCGCGAGCCGGGCTAAAAGACTCGTGCTCGTTCCCGACGGCGCGCTTCACAAACTACCGTTCGAGGCACTCACGCTCTCGGCAGAACCCGAACCGCGATACGCGCTCGACGAACTCCCGGCCGTGTGCTACGCGCCGTCGCTCGCGGCCCTCGCGGTGGTGCTCAACCGCCCGCGCGTGACCGAGGGCGAACCAGCGCTCCTCACGGTCGGTGACCCGGCCTACCCCGAGTCCGCGGCCACGGCCGGTCCGCTCTCGCGTGGCGGCGCGCTCCCCCGCCTGCCGTACACCGCGACCGAGAGCAAGAAGGTGCGTCAGTATTTCGCGCCTGATCGCGTTACGGCGCTCGAACAAGCCGACGCGACCGAGGTGAACGTTGTGGCCGCGCTACCCGGCAAGCGGTTCATTCACCTCGCGGCCCACGGCTTCGCGGACGAGGCATTCGGGAACGCATTCGCCGCGGTTGCCCTCACGCCGCCCGCGCGGGGACACGAGGAATCGAGCAACGACGGCTTCCTGACGCTGCACGAGATCTCGCGCCTCAAACTGACCGGGTGTGAACTCACGGTACTCAGCGCGTGCGTCACGAACGTCGGCCCGCAGCGCCCACTCGAAGCCGGGGTTACGCTCGCCGGGGCGTTCCTCGGCGCCGGTTCGCGCGGGGTCATGGCGAGTTGCTGGTCGGTAGACGACCGAGCCACCGCCGAGATGATGGCCGCGTTCTTTAGCGCGGTCCGTCCCGAAAAGGGGCAAGGTGCTGCGTACCCGGAGGCGCTCAAGAACGCCCGCCTCGCGGTTCGCGGAAAGCCGGGCTGGGAAGCACCGTTCTTCTGGGCACCGTTCGTCTATGTCGGCCCGCCGGATTAA
- the fhcD gene encoding formylmethanofuran--tetrahydromethanopterin N-formyltransferase: MLNSVAVEDTFAEAFPMTAARVLVTAETIGWARIAGQTATGYAASVIGCDAEAGIERELSPNETPDGRPGVSLLFFGFSRDALQKAVVNRVAQCVLTCATTACFNGLEGDPGKTIRVGGTLRYFGDGRQISKLLNGKRYWRMPTMDGEFLCEDVFGTVKGVGGGNFLILGETQAQTLAAAEVAVGAIRQLPGVILPFPGGVVRSGSKVGSKYKGLKASTNDAYCPTLRGVVPSALPEGVNAVYELVFDGLDLATVERATWEGMLAATRCPGVKQITAGNYGGKLGPHHIHLSKLIQGTVV; encoded by the coding sequence ATGCTGAACTCCGTCGCCGTTGAAGACACGTTCGCCGAAGCATTCCCCATGACGGCCGCGCGCGTGCTGGTCACGGCAGAAACGATCGGGTGGGCGCGCATCGCCGGTCAAACCGCGACCGGGTATGCCGCTAGCGTCATCGGTTGCGACGCGGAAGCCGGAATCGAACGCGAACTTTCCCCCAACGAAACGCCTGACGGACGACCGGGTGTATCGCTGTTGTTCTTCGGTTTCAGCCGCGACGCGCTCCAAAAGGCGGTGGTAAACCGCGTTGCGCAGTGCGTACTCACGTGCGCAACGACCGCGTGTTTCAACGGGCTGGAAGGTGATCCTGGCAAAACCATCCGCGTCGGCGGAACGTTGCGCTACTTCGGCGACGGTCGGCAGATCAGCAAGTTACTTAACGGCAAGCGCTACTGGCGCATGCCGACGATGGACGGCGAGTTTCTGTGCGAAGACGTGTTCGGCACTGTGAAGGGCGTGGGCGGCGGGAACTTCCTCATTCTCGGCGAAACACAGGCCCAAACCCTCGCCGCCGCGGAGGTCGCTGTCGGCGCGATTCGCCAATTACCTGGAGTGATACTCCCCTTCCCGGGCGGCGTGGTGCGTTCGGGGAGTAAAGTGGGAAGCAAGTACAAGGGGTTGAAAGCGAGCACCAACGATGCCTACTGCCCGACGCTCCGCGGGGTGGTCCCATCAGCACTGCCAGAAGGCGTAAACGCGGTGTACGAACTCGTCTTCGACGGCTTGGACCTCGCCACGGTCGAACGCGCGACGTGGGAAGGGATGCTGGCCGCGACCCGGTGCCCCGGAGTGAAGCAGATCACCGCGGGCAACTACGGTGGGAAGCTCGGTCCGCACCACATTCACCTGTCAAAGCTCATCCAGGGGACTGTTGTTTAA
- a CDS encoding cytochrome-c peroxidase: MRVGVVLVLLSAGVVLCQDPVPTRLPPRPEPTAEQAKARATELRAAYSKPPAEWPKPVLDPGAEHRELGLLPAPVHPKGNPHTKEKEELGRALFFDGRLSGTRQAACASCHDPDLAWADGRTTSFGHDRKPLKRNAPTITNVAFGTAYFWDGRADSLESQVKAVLANPDEMRADEKALVGRLEKVAGYPALFEKVFGEKVITLDRVALAVACFERTVVGGRSRFDAFLKGKNEVLSDSEVRGLHLFRTDARCLHCHNGPTLSDGKFHNVGLSYYGREFEDLGRFRVTKEKADVGAFKTPSLRDIGRTAPYMHNGLFELDGVLRMYNAGMPTLRRTEKHKDDANFPTKSPFLKSLGLNKQDLADLEAFLRSLDEPTRRVRPPAISLPETESK; the protein is encoded by the coding sequence ATGCGCGTTGGTGTGGTTCTTGTCCTGCTTTCGGCCGGGGTCGTGCTTTGCCAAGACCCGGTCCCTACTCGGCTCCCACCTCGGCCGGAACCGACCGCGGAGCAGGCGAAGGCCCGCGCGACCGAACTCCGTGCTGCGTACTCCAAGCCGCCCGCGGAGTGGCCGAAGCCGGTGCTCGATCCCGGCGCCGAGCACCGGGAGTTAGGTTTGCTCCCGGCTCCGGTTCACCCGAAGGGCAATCCCCACACGAAGGAAAAGGAAGAACTCGGACGGGCACTATTCTTCGACGGACGGTTGTCAGGTACTCGGCAGGCCGCGTGCGCGAGTTGTCACGACCCGGACCTCGCATGGGCGGACGGGCGAACTACGTCTTTCGGTCACGACCGCAAACCGCTCAAACGAAACGCTCCGACGATCACTAATGTGGCGTTTGGAACCGCGTACTTCTGGGACGGGCGGGCCGATTCGCTGGAATCCCAGGTGAAAGCGGTACTGGCGAACCCTGACGAGATGCGCGCGGACGAGAAGGCACTCGTCGGGCGCTTGGAAAAAGTCGCAGGGTACCCGGCTCTATTCGAGAAAGTGTTTGGAGAGAAGGTGATTACCCTGGATCGCGTGGCGCTGGCCGTCGCGTGCTTCGAGCGAACCGTGGTCGGCGGGCGCAGCCGGTTCGATGCGTTCCTCAAGGGGAAGAACGAGGTACTATCGGACTCCGAAGTTCGGGGGCTGCACCTGTTTCGGACCGACGCCCGGTGCCTGCACTGTCACAACGGCCCGACGCTATCGGACGGGAAGTTCCACAACGTCGGGCTGAGCTACTACGGTCGGGAGTTCGAGGATCTGGGCCGGTTTCGGGTGACGAAAGAGAAAGCGGACGTAGGTGCGTTCAAAACCCCGTCACTGCGCGACATCGGCCGAACGGCGCCGTACATGCACAACGGCCTTTTCGAGTTGGACGGCGTGCTGCGGATGTACAACGCGGGAATGCCCACCCTGCGCCGCACCGAAAAGCACAAGGATGATGCGAACTTCCCAACCAAGTCGCCTTTTCTGAAGTCTCTGGGGCTAAACAAGCAAGACTTGGCTGACCTGGAAGCATTTTTGCGATCTCTGGACGAACCGACTCGTCGTGTGCGCCCCCCCGCGATCAGCTTACCGGAGACCGAGTCGAAGTGA
- a CDS encoding HNH endonuclease, which translates to MSQRKKQIRQKFRNAVFARDAFTCRMCGFVSSPESAENELDAHHITDRNEMPNGGYVAENGISLCESCHEKAEAFHRGDPVPPGFAPAELYGLIDSSEEEARAASGRLGD; encoded by the coding sequence ATGTCACAACGGAAGAAGCAGATCCGGCAGAAGTTCCGAAACGCTGTGTTCGCGCGAGATGCTTTCACTTGCCGAATGTGCGGGTTCGTTTCGAGTCCGGAATCGGCCGAAAACGAACTCGATGCCCATCACATCACGGACCGCAACGAAATGCCAAATGGCGGATATGTGGCCGAAAACGGCATCAGTTTATGTGAGTCCTGCCACGAGAAAGCGGAAGCTTTCCACCGTGGAGATCCGGTTCCGCCGGGATTCGCACCGGCGGAACTGTACGGACTGATTGATTCGAGCGAAGAAGAAGCGCGAGCCGCGTCCGGACGGCTCGGTGACTGA
- a CDS encoding DUF1559 domain-containing protein, with the protein MRRTRRRGFTLIELLVVIAIIAILIGLLLPAVQKVREAAARMKCQNNLKQLGLAFHNFESAQGGFPCGKQSINGVLSYWGVQLLPYIEQDNVRSQYRFDQKYNHSTNKGVLATPIKITVCPSAPADRFGQTNSADESGVKYPAAASDYGGHYGPSSLFYVTRANGSAGKGFIPGTAPANTDGVIGSDTNQYVRVTAITDGTSNSIALVESAGRPQLWKAGKLDSATTPTAANCGWAVPNIFVINGFASNGVGDGNCFVNCNNNNGIYAFHPGAANVLFADGSVRSINQSIRPEVIAALLTREGGEVISGDY; encoded by the coding sequence ATGCGCCGCACGCGCCGACGCGGTTTTACCCTCATTGAGTTGCTGGTCGTGATTGCGATCATCGCGATCCTCATTGGCTTGCTGTTGCCCGCGGTCCAGAAAGTGCGTGAAGCTGCGGCTCGGATGAAGTGTCAGAATAACCTCAAACAACTGGGGCTTGCGTTCCACAACTTCGAGTCGGCTCAGGGCGGTTTCCCGTGCGGCAAGCAGAGCATCAACGGGGTGCTCAGTTACTGGGGTGTGCAACTCCTGCCGTACATCGAGCAAGACAACGTCCGCAGCCAGTACCGGTTCGACCAGAAGTACAACCACTCGACGAACAAGGGTGTGTTGGCGACGCCGATCAAGATCACGGTGTGCCCGTCGGCCCCCGCGGACCGGTTCGGCCAGACGAACTCGGCCGACGAGAGCGGCGTGAAGTACCCGGCGGCTGCCTCCGATTACGGCGGTCACTACGGTCCGAGTAGCCTCTTCTATGTGACGCGAGCCAACGGGTCCGCGGGGAAGGGCTTCATCCCCGGAACCGCGCCCGCAAACACGGACGGGGTCATTGGGTCGGACACTAATCAGTACGTGCGGGTTACGGCCATCACCGATGGTACCTCGAACTCGATTGCGCTGGTTGAATCGGCCGGGCGCCCGCAGCTTTGGAAGGCCGGCAAGCTCGATTCCGCAACAACCCCGACGGCCGCGAACTGTGGATGGGCAGTGCCGAACATCTTCGTAATCAACGGTTTCGCCTCGAACGGAGTGGGGGACGGGAACTGCTTCGTGAATTGCAATAACAATAACGGTATCTACGCCTTCCACCCGGGTGCGGCGAACGTCCTGTTCGCGGACGGTTCCGTTCGGTCCATCAACCAGTCGATCCGGCCCGAGGTGATCGCTGCGCTTCTCACCCGCGAGGGTGGAGAAGTGATTTCAGGGGACTATTGA
- a CDS encoding serine/threonine-protein kinase, translated as MTPNQNDQTVRSQRVPTSALSRTEPDVGTDTSSPTQATEMTVVRVAPSAVTVNEMADATNFGRYELVGEIARGGMGVVYRARQHELDRLVALKMILGTGVDKEAAQRFLQEARAAAALDHPNVVPIYDIGEIGGRPYFTMALIEGPNLRGFVDANNLPPVPVVVSLFTQIVAGVAHAHKHGIVHRDLKPANVLIDKDGRPRVTDFGLAKRSSVDSQLTATGQVVGTPAYMSPEQARDSKEVGPASDVYALGAILYFMLTGHPPFHAESVTDLLIKVVMETPVPPSQLQPGIPSDVEALCLQCLAKLPADRFADADGLMDALAPIADQYLTPSANLTPSAAKIAFPKPRTTPSLGSIPFNNSASADSVPSLGAALPKINVAVPTPARVPAPAPAVESVTERTAPNRKPQVIALGALAAVLLSVVGFLATRDKTKPPVAEKETAPDVSAKPADPSAWPAVARAEFGLQVEIVAPAAKKGADGTIQLTEGTSMEIHLKADKDCRASVWVLDPAGDYVRLFPNDDEPDDRLTANQERVVPGNAKYTLDATPTKGAGAERLRVIATTGSRPVFPEGMKSGRFTVYSAQPDREKLASTVRGIVIKKTDASASTTELVSEAELLFRVR; from the coding sequence ATGACCCCGAATCAAAACGACCAGACTGTACGCAGCCAGCGAGTCCCCACTTCCGCACTCAGTCGCACGGAACCGGACGTGGGGACGGATACGAGTTCCCCGACGCAGGCGACCGAAATGACCGTGGTGCGGGTCGCGCCGTCGGCCGTCACCGTGAACGAAATGGCCGACGCCACGAACTTCGGCCGGTACGAACTGGTCGGCGAAATCGCGCGCGGCGGCATGGGGGTCGTGTACCGCGCCCGGCAGCACGAGTTGGACCGACTCGTCGCGCTGAAGATGATCCTGGGCACCGGAGTCGATAAAGAGGCCGCACAACGGTTCCTCCAGGAAGCGCGCGCGGCGGCCGCGCTCGATCACCCGAACGTGGTCCCGATTTACGACATTGGCGAGATCGGCGGGCGCCCCTACTTCACGATGGCGCTCATTGAGGGGCCGAACCTGCGCGGGTTCGTGGACGCGAACAACCTGCCCCCGGTGCCGGTCGTCGTCTCCCTGTTCACGCAGATCGTTGCGGGTGTGGCGCACGCTCACAAGCACGGCATCGTTCACCGCGACCTCAAGCCCGCCAACGTGCTCATCGACAAGGACGGGCGCCCGCGCGTGACCGACTTCGGGCTCGCGAAGCGCTCGTCGGTCGATTCGCAGCTAACGGCGACCGGCCAGGTGGTCGGTACGCCCGCGTACATGTCGCCGGAACAGGCCCGTGACAGCAAGGAAGTCGGACCCGCGTCGGACGTGTACGCGCTCGGCGCGATCCTCTACTTCATGCTCACCGGCCACCCGCCGTTCCACGCGGAGAGCGTGACGGACCTGCTCATCAAGGTGGTGATGGAAACGCCGGTGCCGCCGAGCCAACTCCAGCCGGGAATCCCGTCCGATGTCGAAGCCCTGTGCCTACAGTGCCTCGCGAAGTTGCCAGCCGACCGGTTCGCGGACGCCGACGGGCTAATGGACGCCCTCGCCCCGATCGCGGACCAGTACCTGACGCCCTCGGCGAACCTCACGCCCTCGGCGGCGAAAATCGCGTTCCCGAAGCCGCGAACGACGCCGTCGCTCGGGAGCATCCCGTTCAACAACTCTGCCTCCGCGGACTCGGTGCCGTCGCTCGGGGCCGCGCTTCCCAAGATCAACGTCGCCGTTCCCACCCCCGCGCGAGTGCCCGCACCCGCGCCTGCGGTCGAATCCGTTACCGAACGAACGGCTCCGAACCGCAAGCCGCAGGTCATCGCGCTCGGCGCGCTCGCGGCGGTGCTCCTGAGCGTCGTCGGGTTCCTCGCGACGCGCGACAAAACGAAACCGCCCGTGGCCGAAAAAGAAACGGCTCCCGATGTGAGCGCGAAGCCGGCAGACCCGTCCGCGTGGCCCGCGGTCGCGCGTGCCGAGTTCGGTCTGCAAGTCGAAATCGTTGCCCCGGCCGCGAAGAAGGGTGCGGACGGCACCATTCAGCTCACCGAGGGCACCTCGATGGAGATCCACCTGAAGGCGGACAAGGATTGCCGCGCGTCCGTCTGGGTACTCGATCCCGCCGGCGACTACGTGCGACTGTTCCCCAACGACGACGAACCGGACGACCGACTGACCGCGAACCAGGAGCGCGTGGTGCCGGGTAACGCGAAGTACACCCTCGACGCGACGCCGACAAAGGGCGCGGGCGCGGAACGGCTCCGGGTGATCGCTACCACCGGGTCGCGCCCCGTGTTCCCGGAAGGCATGAAGAGCGGCCGGTTCACCGTGTATTCGGCTCAGCCGGACCGCGAGAAACTGGCCTCCACCGTCCGCGGCATTGTCATCAAGAAGACCGACGCCTCGGCATCGACCACTGAGTTAGTGTCCGAAGCCGAACTCCTGTTCCGCGTCCGCTAA
- a CDS encoding DUF2171 domain-containing protein, which translates to MANSTKEKLQEVGTRIAENVGNAADWVKEKTGVGPGRAEGSDAGIAGIRQHMDVIASCGKKVGSVDKVEGAAIKLTRDSCSDGQHHFLPTSMVDHVDRHVHLNKNSEEAMKWATTDASTCGACG; encoded by the coding sequence ATGGCCAATAGCACCAAAGAGAAACTCCAAGAGGTCGGCACCCGGATCGCCGAGAACGTCGGGAACGCGGCCGATTGGGTGAAGGAGAAGACGGGCGTGGGACCGGGGCGGGCTGAAGGGTCGGACGCGGGGATCGCGGGCATCCGCCAGCACATGGACGTGATCGCGTCGTGCGGCAAGAAGGTCGGTTCCGTGGATAAGGTGGAAGGAGCCGCGATCAAGTTGACGCGGGACAGTTGTTCCGACGGCCAGCACCATTTCCTGCCGACTTCAATGGTCGATCACGTGGACCGGCACGTTCACCTGAACAAGAACTCCGAAGAGGCGATGAAGTGGGCCACCACGGACGCTTCAACGTGTGGGGCTTGCGGCTGA
- a CDS encoding DUF6891 domain-containing protein yields MTAENKKFDDAVEYMRDQIRQQIAAGFDEIDRITESAIEVAAVDGVDTTSLEPIAKRFTHELLEEHFRTQSEWPDRTDCDRLDEAFDELEEKGIVCRQNFACCGTCGSAEIWDEMRATRDRGKTVRGYAFYHMQDTDSAVDGGGLYLGYGATEEGEEAALTVARDVISVLNAHGLETDWNGNWNTRIGVSLDWKRRRPVIRFGCHQPSRGLLDDIE; encoded by the coding sequence ATGACTGCTGAAAACAAAAAATTCGACGACGCCGTGGAATATATGCGGGACCAAATCCGCCAACAAATCGCGGCAGGCTTCGACGAAATCGATCGGATTACCGAGTCGGCAATCGAAGTCGCCGCTGTTGACGGGGTGGACACCACGTCCCTTGAGCCGATCGCAAAGCGGTTCACGCACGAACTCCTCGAAGAACACTTCCGCACACAATCCGAGTGGCCCGACCGCACCGACTGCGACCGGCTCGACGAGGCGTTTGACGAACTCGAAGAGAAAGGCATTGTCTGCCGACAGAACTTCGCGTGTTGCGGAACATGTGGCTCCGCCGAGATCTGGGACGAAATGAGAGCAACGAGGGATCGGGGCAAGACGGTCCGCGGTTACGCTTTCTACCACATGCAGGACACGGACTCGGCCGTCGACGGTGGCGGGCTTTATCTGGGTTACGGTGCGACCGAAGAGGGTGAAGAAGCCGCTCTCACCGTCGCCCGCGATGTGATCTCCGTACTGAACGCCCACGGACTCGAAACCGATTGGAACGGGAACTGGAACACCCGAATCGGTGTTTCGCTCGACTGGAAGCGCCGCCGGCCCGTAATTCGGTTCGGGTGCCACCAACCGTCGCGCGGCCTACTCGATGACATCGAATAG
- a CDS encoding phosphoglycerate mutase family protein has translation MFTRVVTAIAFLTACGCAKPTYPARVIIIRHAEKPGDENERGLSAVGKKRADALTELFQKSDSRPNPLPAPDFIFASSASKRSDRPIETVTPLAKKLKLDIDSRFANDDYTKLAAELLTNPKYEGKTALICWHHGNIPELAEALKARDVPDKWKDSVFDRVWVVTYEAGRGKLTKLPQTLLPGDAEK, from the coding sequence ATGTTCACCCGAGTCGTCACTGCTATTGCCTTCCTTACTGCCTGTGGCTGCGCGAAGCCGACTTACCCGGCGCGAGTTATCATCATTCGCCACGCAGAGAAACCGGGCGACGAAAACGAACGCGGTTTGAGTGCCGTCGGGAAGAAGCGCGCAGACGCGCTCACCGAACTGTTTCAGAAGTCGGACTCGCGCCCGAACCCACTTCCAGCGCCGGACTTCATTTTTGCGTCGAGCGCTTCCAAACGTAGCGACCGGCCGATTGAGACGGTCACCCCGCTCGCCAAGAAACTGAAGCTCGACATCGATTCGCGGTTCGCAAACGACGACTACACTAAACTCGCTGCTGAACTGCTGACGAACCCGAAATACGAAGGCAAAACGGCGTTGATCTGTTGGCACCACGGGAACATTCCGGAACTCGCGGAGGCGCTCAAAGCGCGAGATGTTCCGGACAAGTGGAAGGATTCGGTGTTCGATCGCGTGTGGGTGGTGACCTACGAAGCGGGTAGAGGGAAACTCACCAAGCTCCCTCAAACACTGCTGCCCGGAGATGCTGAGAAGTAG